One window of the Zygotorulaspora mrakii chromosome 6, complete sequence genome contains the following:
- the MLP2 gene encoding Mlp2p (similar to Saccharomyces cerevisiae MLP2 (YIL149C) and MLP1 (YKR095W); ancestral locus Anc_5.702), whose product MSETDAGGRDGVVDGEVSAFLGLPPQKTETIDPEIVRVIRTKIQEFSQLKSQNMRLTVTIDEVKSVSTKRNEALRAEVEKALRESDKIRNERDELDKSISELSNERTNLISNLETSKNEVKEQSEQRDLLKKDKQDIVNLLAEKVEELQGSKNECDRFLKQNKDLRNKIMELESLNQNLQFNDLNIKAEVQTLEQRLNLITKNNEWLEEQFNSQSEELVSLRQSFSSKLQASAKELSIVKNDLQLEQTTKQVIIEKNDELSKNLQEKMLQVKELSDTLATEKGEFQREMSLKQRLIDLLEKQSTSLKNELKFASERNDSYSSDAGENKSLHNEREKLISDLAELRSKYENSESERLRLEALVEEFMPNDEKLELNENSTMLTSYNTDSSTPSRKLYGDLSILRRQLLKEKHQKENLQRQVESFIIELEHKIPVINSFKKRTAMLEAELNDVALLLEHTSNEKETKEREFDMVNSKIKQYESNIHDLVRQRSDLAHQVQYLLLHISVQNDNNGPLTQDEVAFVKKILNNEDPNYASDSQRVISERLLEFDNVIAMQEKNAELLKTVRNLADKLEAEEFARRSDSMTIESKTIKEAKEAIVTLQSFNEKLESKLKSIEKERDAYKTLVADRKDREMASPSSLKKHDEIEKEESEKKIQTLEDQLTAVTTEYSKNIRMLNEEIQQLYKVKSEITINLEKEKFSRQLAEERLNLSQNSLELTQNENRELSRRSKHLQDLMEAQDQRTGKTMDEYIACKTKLGIVESKISNMEAERDLLKSSENRLKDGYKKLSDEKNTLRIMVTQLQTLQSEREIMLQSIQKDHQEKIKNLESAISKAHESLTSKDLEINTIKESSQNKSQICEEKIDSLRQEISELREKLTEKTVLVCKLESDVKNTKRELEESKARISSFDVLNDTENSEGTQKNIFKDLEKAKIALADAYSQVEHYKELASSSEESLNTVRAEYTEDRENLATTLENLRKEKDGMEERISSLNKQLQDVSTELKTEKEHSDTEKSELLKKFSILKANDQPLEEMKKKHELQIEELKKDLEEQASYANKAQKNYEEELKKHEAISKTVSELREQVRDYKLSAEHLKSSRDQLSATLEESEKSWLVQKSDLEAQLDANKERLEDLSTQNKLLYDQVELFSMKAGDQQGVTFTEEHDLLVSLRRERDILETKLAVSDREVKTLRQKQTILENELKMARAQAAELKETDAKRQSFTIEHQKIMEQLNQLNLMRESNTTLRNAAQAANKKNDDLREELDNLQKKLIPLQSENASLHDTIQEKDQQIILYKSESNRWRERSQEILQKQERIDPEEYEKLGNEVSSLKSQLEERIKENTDLNDRFNRLKKQAHEKLNASKNAQTTLTSELNELQEAKKNLEESLQKETIKCRDLESKLAQTMSSVEFEKLQDDLAKALLRSNEVEESLQDTVNSSNTLTEHLKNEIASLKNELSILKAKEETTRAAISGQNEDLSNVVESMKQAFEQEKIDFIKTKTEEFNKQLEMHKSHTPATQNVPQISNIDEEKRKWADEYESAVLQRIQEAEENLKRRIRKPTEDRINSVIEKKKQELEDEYKKKLFIQDNEIPLSDQQREEIRKELEKDLQNHFENDLKEAKKKSFEEGKQQASMKTTLLERKISKLETQLKDRENGAELKEAKKPSENDESSDLSTLSKIDESAEAGKKPSRPPTSGEQVLKLNNNPTFGFQTTPNSNPFTSSFQNTSFENNSVFGAKPSFGVAGNGESSPFGKFATGFGSNVQKPTFSLAPTPMVEKPEEAENATEKESSGESNNPSPSKRPTESEEQTENKRLKEDSTE is encoded by the coding sequence ATGTCAGAGACCGATGCAGGTGGCAGAGACGGGGTGGTAGATGGAGAAGTGTCTGCATTCTTGGGACTACCCCCACAGAAGACCGAGACAATTGACCCAGAGATTGTTCGCGTGATAAGAACAAAAATTCAGGAATTCAGTCAGCTCAAATCCCAAAATATGAGACTCACAGTCACTATAGATGAAGTCAAATCTGTATCCACAAAGCGAAACGAAGCTTTGAGGGCAGAAGTCGAAAAGGCACTCAGGGAAAGCGACAAAATAAGAAACGAGAGAGATGAATTGGATAAATCGATATCTGAATTGAGCAATGAAAGGACGAATTTGATCAGCAATTTAGAGACTTCTAAGAATGAGGTCAAGGAGCAATCGGAACAGAGAGActtgttgaagaaggatAAACAGGATATCGTTAATCTCTTAGCGGAGAAGGTGGAGGAATTGCAAGGCTCCAAGAATGAATGCGAtagatttttgaaacaaaataaagatCTGCGCAATAAAATTATGGAACTAGAGAGTCTGAATCAAAATTTACAATTCAATGATTTGAACATCAAGGCCGAAGTCCAAACGCTAGAACAAAGATTAAATTTGATTACAAAAAACAACGAATGGCTGGAAGAACAATTCAACAGTCAAAGCGAGGAGCTTGTTTCTTTGAGACAATCTTTCAGCTCTAAGCTGCAAGCTAGTGCAAAAGAGCTTTCAATTGTTAAGAATGACCTTCAATTAGAACAAACAACGAAACAAGTTATCatagagaaaaatgatgaattaTCGAAGAATTTGCAGGAGAAGATGTTACAAGTTAAAGAGTTAAGCGATACGTTGGCCACAGAAAAGGGCGAATTCCAAAGAGAGATGTCCTTAAAACAACGGTTGATTGACTTGTTAGAGAAGCAATCAAcgtcattgaaaaatgaactTAAATTTGCCtcagaaagaaatgattcgTATTCATCAGATGCTGGTGAGAACAAATCTTTACataatgaaagagaaaaactCATATCGGATTTGGCAGAATTAAGGTCAAAGTATGAAAATTCAGAGAGTGAACGTCTACGACTGGAAGCATTGGTCGAAGAGTTTATGCCAAATGACGAGAAACTTGAATTAAATGAAAACTCAACCATGCTCACATCATATAATACAGACTCCTCTACACCGTCGCGCAAACTTTATGGTGATCTAAGTATCTTGAGAAGAcaattattgaaagaaaagcaCCAAAAGGAGAATTTACAACGCCAAGTGGAATCATTTATCATTGAACTGGAGCACAAGATTCCAGTTATCAATTCGTTTAAAAAGAGAACTGCAATGTTAGAGGCAGAATTAAACGATGTTGCATTGTTGTTGGAGCATACctcaaatgaaaaggagaCCAAGGAAAGAGAGTTTGATATGGTGAATTCTAAGATCAAACAGTATGAGTCCAATATTCATGATTTGGTTAGACAACGATCTGATCTAGCTCATCAGGTGCAGTACTTACTATTGCACATTTCGGTGCAAAACGACAACAATGGACCTTTAACACAAGACGAGGTGGcttttgtaaaaaagattttgaataatgaaGATCCGAATTACGCAAGTGACTCTCAGCGTGTCATTTCGGAGAGGTTATTGGAGTTCGATAATGTCATTGCTatgcaagaaaagaatgcAGAACTTTTAAAAACCGTCCGAAATTTGGCAGATAAATTGGAAGCAGAAGAATTCGCTAGACGTTCCGATAGTATGACTATCGAAAGTAAAACTATAAAAGAAGCTAAGGAGGCTATCGTTACGTTACAATCATTCAATGAAAAGCTAGAatccaaattgaaaagtatcgaaaaagaaagggaCGCCTATAAAACACTAGTTGCAGATCGTAAGGATCGAGAAATGGCCAGTCCGTCTTCTTTAAAGAAGCATGACGAAATCGAAAAAGAGGAAAGcgagaagaaaattcaaactCTTGAAGATCAGCTGACAGCAGTAACAACCGAATATTCCAAGAATATTCGAATGCTGAATGAGGAAATACAGCAACTATACAAAGTTAAGAGTGAAATCACCATAAACTTAGAAAAGGAGAAGTTTTCAAGGCAATTAGCTGAAGAGAGACTAAACCTGTCACAGAATAGTTTAGAGCTGACACAGAATGAAAACAGAGAACTGTCAAGAAGGTCTAAACATCTACAGGATCTCATGGAAGCACAAGATCAAAGAACAGGCAAAACTATGGATGAGTATATTGCCTGTAAAACTAAACTCGGTATAGTAGAGTCcaagatatcaaatatgGAGGCGGAAAGAGACCTTCTAAAGTCTTCAGAAAATCGCCTAAAGGATGGTTACAAAAAACTAtctgatgaaaagaatactCTTAGAATAATGGTAACACAATTGCAAACATTGCAATCAGAACGTGAGATCATGTTACAGAGCATTCAAAAAGACCATCAAGAGAAGATCAAAAATCTGGAAAGTGCTATTAGTAAGGCTCATGAATCCTTGACTTCCAAGGATTTGGAGATCAATACGATAAAAGAGTCTTCCCAGAATAAAAGTCAAATATGTGAAGAGAAAATAGATTCTTTACGGCAGGAAATTAGTGAACTGCGAGAAAAATTGACCGAAAAGACGGTTTTAGTGTGTAAACTAGAATCTGATGtcaaaaatacaaagaGAGAACTCGAGGAAAGTAAGGCTcgtatttcttcttttgatgtATTAAATGATACGGAGAATAGCGAAGGAACTCAGAAGAATATCTTTAAAGATCTTGAGAAAGCTAAAATTGCCCTTGCAGACGCGTATTCTCAGGTTGAACATTATAAAGAGCTagcttcttcatcagaGGAGTCCTTAAATACAGTTAGAGCGGAATACACCGAAGATAGAGAAAATTTGGCAACAACTTTAGAAAATttaagaaaagagaaagatgGGATGGAAGAACGTATTTCTAGCTTGAATAAGCAGCTACAAGACGTAAGCACAGAACTGAAAACTGAGAAGGAACACTCAGATACAGAAAAAAGTGAACtactcaaaaaattttcaattttgaaggcTAACGATCAGCCACTCgaagaaatgaagaaaaagcacGAGCTTCAGATAGAGGAGCTTAAGAAAGATCTGGAGGAACAAGCGTCATACGCAAATAAagctcaaaaaaattacgAGGAGGAGCTAAAAAAACACGAAGCCATCTCGAAAACAGTTAGCGAACTAAGAGAGCAAGTTCGAGATTATAAATTGTCTGCAGAACATCTTAAATCATCAAGAGATCAACTAAGCGCCACTCTAGAGGAAAGCGAAAAAAGTTGGCTGGTACAAAAGTCTGATCTTGAGGCCCAGTTGGATGCTAACAAAGAACGTCTCGAAGACCTTTCTACTCAAAACAAACTTTTGTATGATCAGGTTGAACTATTCTCAATGAAGGCAGGAGATCAACAAGGTGTTACTTTCACCGAAGAACATGATCTTTTGGTCAGCCTACGTCGCGAGAGAGATATTCTGGAAACTAAGCTTGCTGTCAGCGATAGAGAAGTTAAAACCCTCCGTCAGAAGCAAACAATCTTGGAGAATGAGCTGAAAATGGCACGTGCCCAGGCGGCTGAGCTCAAGGAAACAGATGCAAAGCGTCAAAGTTTTACAATTGAACACCAGAAAATTATGGAACAATTGAATCAGTTGAACTTGATGAGAGAAAGCAATACCACCTTACGAAATGCTGCCCAGGCCGCgaacaagaagaatgaCGATCTTCGTGAAGAGCTAGACAATCTGcagaaaaaattaattcCATTACAATCGGAGAATGCTAGTTTGCACGATACAATACAGGAGAAAGATCAACAAATAATTCTTTACAAAAGCGAGTCAAACCGTTGGAGAGAGCGCTCTCAGGAAATTTTGCAGAAGCAGGAGAGAATTGATCCGGAGGAATATGAAAAACTAGGCAATGAGGtgtcttctttgaaatctcaaCTTGAGGAGCGAATCAAAGAGAATACTGACTTGAATGACAGATTCAATAGGCTCAAGAAACAGGCACATGAAAAGCTAAATGCTTCTAAAAATGCTCAAACGACGTTGACTTCAGAACTGAACGAATTACAGGAGGCTAAAAAGAATCTAGAAGAATCCTTACAAAAAGAGACTATAAAATGTCGTGATCTGGAGTCAAAACTTGCTCAAACTATGAGCTCTGTCGAATTTGAGAAGTTACAGGATGATTTGGCCAAAGCACTTCTCAGATCAAATGAAGTTGAGGAGAGCCTTCAAGACACTGTTAACTCTTCGAATACATTGACAGAACATCTCAAGAACGAGATTGcctcattgaaaaatgaactCTCGATTTTGAAGGCGAAAGAGGAAACAACTCGTGCTGCAATTTCTGGCCAAAATGAAGACCTATCAAATGTAGTGGAATCTATGAAGCAAGCTTTTgagcaagaaaaaatcgaTTTCATCAAGACAAAAACGGAGGAATTCAATAAGCAACTCGAAATGCATAAAAGTCATACTCCAGCAACTCAAAATGTACCTCAAATCAGTAACatcgatgaagaaaagagaaaatggGCAGACGAATACGAATCTGCCGTACTACAACGAATTCAGGAGGCCgaagaaaatttaaaaagaCGGATCAGGAAGCCAACAGAGGATAGAATCAATAGCGTCattgagaaaaagaagcaagaGTTAGAAGATGAATAcaaaaagaagcttttcATTCAAGATAATGAAATCCCGCTGAGTGATCAACAACGGGAAGAAATACGAAAAGAGCTTGAGAaagatttgcaaaatcatTTCGAAAATGACTTGAAAGAAGCCAAAAAGAagtcttttgaagaaggcAAACAGCAAGCATCAATGAAAACCACATTGTtagaaagaaagatttcaaaacttgAGACGCAACTTAAAGATAGAGAGAATGGCGCTGAATTGAAAGAGGCCAAAAAGCCGTCAGAAAACGATGAATCAAGTGATCTTTCTacactttcaaagataGACGAGAGTGCTGAGGCTGGGAAAAAACCCAGCCGACCACCCACCTCAGGCGAAcaagttttgaaattaaatAATAATCCAACCTTTGGCTTTCAAACAACGCCTAATAGCAATCCTTTTACGTCATCCTTTCAAAACACTAGCTTTGAAAACAACTCAGTATTCGGAGCTAAACCATCCTTCGGGGTAGCAGGCAATGGTGAGTCATCTCCATTCGGTAAATTTGCGACAGGTTTTGGAAGCAATGTTCAAAAACCAACATTTTCTCTGGCACCTACACCGATGGTCGAGAAACCTGAAGAAGCAGAAAATGCGACCGAAAAAGAATCCTCGGGGGAATCAAATAATCCCTCCCCTTCAAAAAGACCCACAGAAAGTGAGGAACAGACCGAAAACAAGAGATTGAAGGAAGATTCTACAGAATAA